A region from the Sutcliffiella horikoshii genome encodes:
- a CDS encoding class I SAM-dependent methyltransferase gives MSITKLENTFTLFDTTAQILQEELDCTYLEALAETAENLFHGAVIQEEVSEVTKRRLEKEYSKQTISSLQKEEIRKGFQLAILKGMKDAVQANHQMTPDAIAMFMGYLVGKYTSHLQQLTMLDPAIGTGNLLTAVLNHQPNKKLEAFGVDVDDLLVKLAYNNANLQEQAISLFNQDGLSNLFVEPVDVVVSDLPVGYYPDDNNATNFKLKAEEGHSYAHYLFIEQGLRYTKPGGHLLFLVPNSMFEEEEAKRVNALIKDEAYIQGMLQLPETMFQNKNHAKSILVLQKKGIGVEPPKEALLVNLPSFSNMQAMEKIMGQINHWFSEQKKNK, from the coding sequence ATGTCCATTACGAAATTAGAAAATACATTTACTTTATTTGATACAACAGCACAAATCCTACAAGAAGAACTAGACTGTACATACTTAGAGGCACTTGCAGAAACCGCAGAAAATCTCTTCCACGGAGCAGTGATCCAAGAAGAAGTGTCTGAAGTAACTAAACGAAGACTTGAAAAAGAGTACAGCAAACAAACGATCTCTTCCCTACAGAAAGAAGAAATCAGAAAAGGATTTCAGCTTGCAATCTTAAAAGGAATGAAAGATGCAGTTCAAGCCAACCATCAAATGACTCCAGATGCGATCGCCATGTTTATGGGATACCTCGTTGGAAAATACACCTCACATCTGCAACAGCTGACTATGCTTGATCCTGCTATCGGTACTGGAAACCTTCTTACAGCTGTCCTTAACCACCAGCCTAATAAAAAGCTGGAGGCGTTTGGTGTGGATGTGGATGACCTTTTAGTGAAACTTGCTTATAATAACGCCAACCTGCAAGAGCAGGCAATCAGTTTATTCAACCAAGATGGCTTAAGCAACCTATTTGTAGAACCAGTCGATGTGGTAGTGAGTGATCTGCCGGTTGGCTATTATCCTGACGACAACAATGCAACCAACTTCAAGCTAAAAGCGGAAGAAGGACATTCCTATGCACATTATCTTTTCATCGAACAAGGGTTGCGTTACACAAAACCAGGAGGACATCTGTTATTCTTGGTTCCAAACTCTATGTTTGAAGAAGAGGAAGCAAAAAGAGTCAACGCTCTAATAAAGGATGAAGCGTATATTCAAGGAATGCTTCAGCTTCCGGAAACCATGTTCCAAAACAAAAATCATGCAAAAAGCATCCTTGTTCTGCAGAAAAAAGGAATAGGCGTTGAACCTCCCAAAGAAGCTCTATTAGTAAACCTGCCAAGCTTCTCCAACATGCAGGCAATGGAAAAAATCATGGGCCAAATCAACCACTGGTTTTCTGAGCAGAAAAAGAATAAATAG
- the tpx gene encoding thiol peroxidase, protein MANVTFKGNPMTLIGSEVKVGDQAPNFSVLANDLSPVTLENYKGFKKLISVVPSIDTGVCDQQTRKFNEEAAKLDNVKVITVSMDLPFAQKRWCAASGLDNVEVVSDHRDASFGEAYGVLMQELRLLARSTFVVDSNDKVTYVEYVGEGTDHPNYEAAIEAVKSAE, encoded by the coding sequence ATGGCAAACGTAACATTTAAAGGCAACCCAATGACACTAATCGGAAGCGAAGTGAAAGTGGGCGACCAGGCTCCAAACTTCTCTGTTCTTGCAAATGACCTATCTCCAGTAACATTGGAAAACTACAAAGGATTCAAGAAACTAATCAGCGTAGTTCCTTCCATTGATACAGGAGTATGCGATCAACAAACTCGCAAATTTAACGAAGAGGCAGCGAAGCTTGATAACGTAAAAGTTATTACAGTAAGCATGGACTTGCCTTTCGCTCAAAAACGCTGGTGTGCAGCTAGTGGACTTGATAATGTTGAGGTAGTATCTGACCACCGTGATGCTTCTTTCGGTGAAGCATATGGCGTATTAATGCAAGAGCTGCGTCTACTAGCACGCTCTACGTTTGTTGTGGACTCCAACGACAAAGTAACATACGTAGAATACGTAGGGGAAGGTACTGACCACCCTAACTATGAAGCGGCGATTGAAGCAGTAAAATCTGCAGAATAA